The following proteins come from a genomic window of Suricata suricatta isolate VVHF042 chromosome 5, meerkat_22Aug2017_6uvM2_HiC, whole genome shotgun sequence:
- the EIF4G1 gene encoding eukaryotic translation initiation factor 4 gamma 1 isoform X7 — protein MNKAPQPTGPPPAPSPGLPQGRSTYVVPTQQYPVQPGAPSFYPGASPTEFGTYAGAYYPAQGVQQFPTGVAPAPVLMNQPPQIAPKRERKTIRIRDPNQGGKDITEEIMSGARTASTPTPPQTGGGLEPQANGETPQVAVVVRPDDRSQGAIIGSRPGLSGPEHSPSESRPASPCPTPSPPPILESGSEPNLAVLSISGDTVTTGMIQMSVEESTPLPRETGEPYCLSPEPTPLAEPILEVEVTLSKPIPESEFSSSPLQVPTPLSSHKVEILPEPNGMVSSEDLEPEVESSPEIAPLPPPPCPSESPMPIAPTAQPEELLNGAPSPPAVDLSPVSEPQEQAKEVTASVAPSAALSATPAMAPPAASPAQEEEVEEEEEDEEEGETGEAEGEKGREELLPQESTPVATHLPQNLEAAAATQVAVSVPKRRRKIKELNKKEAVGDLLDAFKEVNPGVPEVENQPPVGTSPGPEPEGSSVPPRPDEANETWDSKEDKIHNAENIQPGEQKYEYKSDQWKPLNLEEKKRYDREFLLGFQFIFASMQKPEGLPHISDVVLDKANKTPLRPLDPARLQGINCGPDFTPSFANLGRPALSNRGPPRGGPGGELPRGPQAGLGPRRSQQGPRKEPRKIIATVLMTEDIKLNKAEKAWKPSSKRTAADKDRGEEDADGSKTQDLFRRVRSILNKLTPQMFQQLMKQVTQLAIDTEERLKGVIDLIFEKAISEPNFSVAYANMCRCLMALKVPTTEKPTVTVNFRKLLLNRCQKEFEKDKDDDEVFEKKQKEMDEAATAEERGRLKEELEEARDIARRRSLGNIKFIGELFKLKMLTEAIMHDCVVKLLKNHDEESLECLCRLLTTIGKDLDFEKAKPRMDQYFNQMEKIIKEKKTSSRIRFMLQDVLDLRRSNWVPRRGDQGPKTIDQIHKEAEMEEHWEHVKVQQLMAKGSDKRRGGPPGPPISRGLPLVDDGGWNTVPISKGSRPIDTSRLTKITKPGSIDSNNQLFAPGGRLSWGKGSSGGSGAKPSDAASEAARPATSTLNRFSALQQAVPTENTDSRRVVQRSSLSRERGEKAGDRGDRLERSERGGDRGERLDRSRTPATKRSFSKEVEERSRERPSQPEGLRKAASLTEDRDRGRDAVKREATLPPVSPPKAALSEEELEKKSKAIIEEYLHLNDMKEAVQCVQELASPSLLFIFVRHGIESTLERSTIAREHMGRLLHQLLFAGHLSTAQYYQGLYEILELAEDMEIDIPHVWLYLAELITPILQEGGVPVGELFREITKPLRPMGKAASLLLEILGLLCKSMGPKKVGMLWREAGLSWKEFLPEGQDVSAFVVEQKVEYTLGEESEAPGQRMLSSEELSRQLEKLLKEGSSNQRVFDWIEANLNEQQVASNTLVRALMTAVCYSAIIFETPLRVDVAVLKARAKLLQKYLCDEQKELQALYALQALVVTLEQPANLLRMFFDALYDEDVVKEDAFYSWESSKDPAEQQGKGVALKSVTAFFKWLREAEEEESDHN, from the exons ggGCGTTCCACGTATGTTGTCCCGACACAGCAGTATCCTGTacagccaggagccccaagctTCTATCCGGGTGCAAGCCCTACAGAGTTTGGAACTTAtg CTGGCGCCTACTACCCAGCCCAGGGTGTGCAGCAGTTTCCCACTGGTGTGGCCCCCGCCCCAGTTTTGATGAACCAGCCACCCCAGATTGCTCCCAAGAGGGAGCGGAAGACC ATCCGAATTCGAGATCCAAACCAAGGAGGAAAGGATATCACGGAGGAGATCATGTCTGGGGCCCGCACCGCCtccacacccacccctccccag ACGGGAGGCGGTTTGGAACCTCAAGCTAATGGGGAGACACCCCAGGTTGCTGTTGTTGTCCGGCCAG ATGACCGGTCCCAGGGAGCAATCATTGGGAGCAGGCCGGGGCTGTCTGGCCCAGAGCACAGCCCTTCAGAATCCCGGCCTGCGTCACCTTGTCCGACCCCATCACCACCCCCAATCTTGGAATCGGGGTCTGAGCCTAATCTCGCAGTCCTCTCCATTTCTGGGGACACTGTGACAACGGGGATGATCCAGATGTCTGTAGAAGAATCCACCCCCTTGCCTCGTGAAACTGGGGAGCCATATTGCCTCTCTCCAGAACCCACTCCCCTCGCTGAACCCATACTGGAAGTAGAAGTGACACTTAGCAAACCGATTCCGGAATCTGAGTTCTCTTCCAGTCCTCTCCAGGTTCCCACCCCCCTTTCATCTCACAAAGTGGAAATTCTACCTGAACCTAATGGCATGGTCTCGTCTGAGGATCTGGAACCAGAGGTTGAGTCGAGCCCGGAGAttgctcctctccctcccccgccttgTCCCTCTGAATCCCCCATGCCCATTGCTCCAACTGCCCAGCCTGAGGAACTGCTTAACGGAGCCCCCTCGCCACCAGCTGTGGACTTAAGCCCAGTCAGTGAGCCACAGGAGCAGGCCAAGGAGGTTACAGCATCAGTGGCTCCCTCTGCTGCCCTCTCTGCCACGCCAGCCATGGCTCCTCCAGCTGCTTCCCCTGcccaggaggaggaagtggaggaagaggaagaagatgaagaagaaggagaaacaggagaAGCTGAgggtgagaaaggaagagaggaacttCTTCCCCAAGAGAGCACCCCTGTTGCAACCCACCTGCCTCAGAATTTGGAGGCAGCAGCAGCCACCCAAG tGGCAGTGTCTGTGCCAAAGAGGAGACGGAAAATTAAGGAACTCAATAAGAAGGAGGCTGTAGGAGACCTTCTAGATGCCTTCAAGGAG GTGAACCCAGGAGTACCAGAGGTGGAAAATCAGCCTCCTGTAGGCACCAGCCCTGGTCCAGAGCCTGAGGGCAGCAGTGTGCCCCCCCGCCCAGACGAAGCCAATGAGACCTGGGACTCAAAGGAAGACAAAATTCACAATGCTGAGAACATCCAGCCAGGGGAGCAGAAGTATGAATACAAGTCAG ATCAGTGGAAGCCTCTAAACCTTGAGGAGAAGAAGCGTTATGACCGTGAGTTCCTGCTTGGCTTTCAGTTCATCTTTGCCAGTATGCAGAAGCCGGAGGGATTGCCTCATATCAGCGATGTAGTGTTGGATAAG GCCAATAAAACACCCCTGCGGCCACTGGACCCTGCTAGACTTCAAGGCATAAATTGCGGCCCAGACTTCACTCCTTCCTTTGCCAACCTTGGCCGACCAGCCCTTAGCAACCGTGGGCCCCCAAGGGGTGGGCCAGGTGGGGAGCTTCCCCGAGGGCCG CAGGCTGGTCTGGGACCCCGGCGCTCTCAGCAGGGCCCCCGAAAGGAACCACGCAAGATCATTGCCACGGTGTTAATGACTGAAGATATAAAGTTGAACAAAGCAGAGAAAGCCTGGAAACCCAGCAGCAAGCGGACAGCTGCTGATAAGGATCGAGGGGAAGAGGATGCTGATGGCAGCAAAACCCAG GACCTGTTCCGCAGAGTGCGCTCCATCTTAAATAAGCTGACACCCCAGATGTTCCAGCAGCTGATGAAGCAGGTGACACAGCTGGCCATCGACACTGAAGAACGCCTCAAAGGAGTCATTGACCTCATCTTCGAGAAGGCCATTTCAGAGCCCAACTTCTCTGTGGCCTATGCCAACATGTGCCGCTGCCTCATGGCG TTGAAAGTGCCCACTACAGAAAAGCCAACAGTGACTGTAAACTTCCGAAAACTGTTGTTGAATCGATGTCAGAAGgagtttgagaaagacaaagatgatGATGAGGTTTTTGAGAAGAAGCAAAAAGAGATGGATGAGGCTGCTACG GCAGAAGAACGAGGACGCCTGAAGGAAGAGCTGGAAGAGGCTCGAGACATAGCCCGGCGGCGCTCTTTAGGGAATATCAAGTTTATTGGGGAGTTGTTTAAGCTGAAGATGTTAACAGAGGCAATAATGCATGACTGTGTGGTTAAACTACTTAAGAATCATGATGAAGAGTCTCTTGAATGCCTTTGTCGTCTGCTCACTACCATTGGCAAAGATCTGGACTTTGAAAAAGCCAAG CCCCGAATGGATCAGTATTTCAACCAGATGGAAAAGATAATTAAGGAAAAGAAGACTTCATCCCGAATCCGCTTTATGCTGCAAGACGTGCTGGATCTGAGACGG AGCAATTGGGTGCCACGCCGTGGAGACCAAGGTCCCAAGACCATTGACCAGATCCACAAAGAGGCTGAGATGGAGGAGCACTGGGAGCATGTAAAAGTGCAGCAGCTAATGGCCAAGGGCAGCGACAAGCGTCGGGGTGGCCCTCCAGGCCCACCTATTA GCCGAGGCCTCCCGCTTGTGGATGATGGTGGCTGGAACACAGTCCCCATCAGCAAGGGCAGCCGCCCTATTGACACCTCACGGCTCACCAAGATCACCAAG CCTGGCTCCATTGATTCTAACAACCAGCTCTTTGCACCTGGAGGGCGATTGAGCTGGGGCAAGGGCAGCAGTGGAGGCTCAGGAGCCAAGCCCTCTGACGCAG CATCAGAAGCTGCTCGTCCAGCTACTAGTACCTTGAACCGCTTCTCAGCCCTTCAACAAGCAGTACCTACAGAAAACACAGATAGCAGACGTGTGGTACAGAG GAGTAGCTTGAGCCGAGAAAGAGGCGAGAAAGCTGGGGACCGGGGAGACCGCCTGGAGCGTAGTGAACGGGGAGGTGATCGTGGGGAACGGCTCGATCGCTCTCGGACACCTGCCACCAAGCGGAGCTTCAGCAAGGAAGTGGAGGAGCGGAGTAGAGAGCGGCCCTCTCAGCCTGAGGGACTGCGCAAGGCAGCTAGCCTCACGGAGGATCGGGACCGTGGGCGAGATGCTG TGAAGCGAGAAGCCACCCTCCCCCCAGTGAGTCCCCCGAAGGCTGCCCTCTCTGAGGAAGAGCTAGAAAAGAAATCCAAGGCCATCATTGAAGAATATCTCCATCTCAATGACATGAAG GAGGCAGTGCAGTGCGTCCAGGAGCTGGCCTCACCCTCCCTGCTCTTCATCTTTGTGCGGCATGGCATTGAGTCCACACTAGAGCGCAGCACCATCGCTCGTGAGCATATGGGGCGGCTGCTGCACCAGCTGCTCTTTGCCGGACACCTCTCCACTGCTCAGTACTACCAAGG GCTGTATGAAATCCTAGAATTGGCTGAAGACATGGAAATTGACATCCCCCACGTATGGCTCTACCTAGCAGAACTCATAACCCCCATTCTGCAGGAAGGTGGGGTACCTGTGGGGGAGCTGTTCAG agAGATTACAAAACCTCTGAGACCCATGGGCAAAGCTGCTTCTCTGTTGCTGGAGATCTTGGGGCTTCTATGCAAAAGCATG GGTCCCAAAAAGGTGGGAATGCTGTGGCGAGAAGCTGGACTCAGCTGGAAAGAATTTCTGCCTGAAGGCCAGGACGTCAGTGCATTCGTCGTTGAACAG AAGGTGGAGTATACCTTGGGCGAGGAGTCAGAAGCCCCTGGCCAGAGGATGCTCTCCTCTGAGGAGCTGAGCAGACAGCTGGAGAAGCTGCTGAAGGAGGGCAGCAGTAACCAGCGGGTGTTTGACTGGATAGAG GCCAACCTGAATGAGCAGCAGGTAGCATCCAACACACTAGTTCGAGCCCTCATGACAGCTGTCTGCTATTCTGCAATTATCT TTGAGACGCCCCTCCGAGTGGATGTCGCGGTGCTGAAAGCGCGAGCGAAACTCCTACAGAAGTACCTATGTGATGAGCAGAAGGAGTTGCAGGCACTCTACGCGCTCCAGGCCCTTGTAGTGACCTTAGAACAGCCCGCCA ACCTGCTTCGGATGTTCTTTGATGCGCTGTATGACGAGGACGTGGTGAAAGAGGATGCCTTCTACAGCTGGGAGAGTAGCAAGGATCCTGCTGAGCAACAGGGCAAGGGCGTAGCCCTAAAATCTGTCACAGCCTTCTTCAAGTGGCTTCgtgaggcggaggaggaggagtctGACCACAACTGA
- the EIF4G1 gene encoding eukaryotic translation initiation factor 4 gamma 1 isoform X5, with protein sequence MNKAPQPTGPPPAPSPGLPQHFYPSRAQPPSSAASRVQSAAPARPGPAAHVYPAGSQVMMIPSQISYSASQGAYYIPGQGRSTYVVPTQQYPVQPGAPSFYPGASPTEFGTYAGAYYPAQGVQQFPTGVAPAPVLMNQPPQIAPKRERKTIRIRDPNQGGKDITEEIMSGARTASTPTPPQTGGGLEPQANGETPQVAVVVRPDDRSQGAIIGSRPGLSGPEHSPSESRPASPCPTPSPPPILESGSEPNLAVLSISGDTVTTGMIQMSVEESTPLPRETGEPYCLSPEPTPLAEPILEVEVTLSKPIPESEFSSSPLQVPTPLSSHKVEILPEPNGMVSSEDLEPEVESSPEIAPLPPPPCPSESPMPIAPTAQPEELLNGAPSPPAVDLSPVSEPQEQAKEVTASVAPSAALSATPAMAPPAASPAQEEEVEEEEEDEEEGETGEAEGEKGREELLPQESTPVATHLPQNLEAAAATQVAVSVPKRRRKIKELNKKEAVGDLLDAFKEVNPGVPEVENQPPVGTSPGPEPEGSSVPPRPDEANETWDSKEDKIHNAENIQPGEQKYEYKSDQWKPLNLEEKKRYDREFLLGFQFIFASMQKPEGLPHISDVVLDKANKTPLRPLDPARLQGINCGPDFTPSFANLGRPALSNRGPPRGGPGGELPRGPQAGLGPRRSQQGPRKEPRKIIATVLMTEDIKLNKAEKAWKPSSKRTAADKDRGEEDADGSKTQDLFRRVRSILNKLTPQMFQQLMKQVTQLAIDTEERLKGVIDLIFEKAISEPNFSVAYANMCRCLMALKVPTTEKPTVTVNFRKLLLNRCQKEFEKDKDDDEVFEKKQKEMDEAATAEERGRLKEELEEARDIARRRSLGNIKFIGELFKLKMLTEAIMHDCVVKLLKNHDEESLECLCRLLTTIGKDLDFEKAKPRMDQYFNQMEKIIKEKKTSSRIRFMLQDVLDLRRSNWVPRRGDQGPKTIDQIHKEAEMEEHWEHVKVQQLMAKGSDKRRGGPPGPPISRGLPLVDDGGWNTVPISKGSRPIDTSRLTKITKPGSIDSNNQLFAPGGRLSWGKGSSGGSGAKPSDAASEAARPATSTLNRFSALQQAVPTENTDSRRVVQRSSLSRERGEKAGDRGDRLERSERGGDRGERLDRSRTPATKRSFSKEVEERSRERPSQPEGLRKAASLTEDRDRGRDAVKREATLPPVSPPKAALSEEELEKKSKAIIEEYLHLNDMKEAVQCVQELASPSLLFIFVRHGIESTLERSTIAREHMGRLLHQLLFAGHLSTAQYYQGLYEILELAEDMEIDIPHVWLYLAELITPILQEGGVPVGELFREITKPLRPMGKAASLLLEILGLLCKSMGPKKVGMLWREAGLSWKEFLPEGQDVSAFVVEQKVEYTLGEESEAPGQRMLSSEELSRQLEKLLKEGSSNQRVFDWIEANLNEQQVASNTLVRALMTAVCYSAIIFETPLRVDVAVLKARAKLLQKYLCDEQKELQALYALQALVVTLEQPANLLRMFFDALYDEDVVKEDAFYSWESSKDPAEQQGKGVALKSVTAFFKWLREAEEEESDHN encoded by the exons CACTTCTACCCTAGCCGGGCCCAGCCCCCGAGCAGTGCAGCCTCCCGAGTGCAGAGTGCAGCCCCCGCCCGCCCTGGCCCAGCTGCCCATGTCTACCCTGCTGGATCCCAAGTAATGATGATCCCTTCCCAGATCTCCTACTCAGCCTCCCAAGGGGCCTACTACATCCCTGGACAG ggGCGTTCCACGTATGTTGTCCCGACACAGCAGTATCCTGTacagccaggagccccaagctTCTATCCGGGTGCAAGCCCTACAGAGTTTGGAACTTAtg CTGGCGCCTACTACCCAGCCCAGGGTGTGCAGCAGTTTCCCACTGGTGTGGCCCCCGCCCCAGTTTTGATGAACCAGCCACCCCAGATTGCTCCCAAGAGGGAGCGGAAGACC ATCCGAATTCGAGATCCAAACCAAGGAGGAAAGGATATCACGGAGGAGATCATGTCTGGGGCCCGCACCGCCtccacacccacccctccccag ACGGGAGGCGGTTTGGAACCTCAAGCTAATGGGGAGACACCCCAGGTTGCTGTTGTTGTCCGGCCAG ATGACCGGTCCCAGGGAGCAATCATTGGGAGCAGGCCGGGGCTGTCTGGCCCAGAGCACAGCCCTTCAGAATCCCGGCCTGCGTCACCTTGTCCGACCCCATCACCACCCCCAATCTTGGAATCGGGGTCTGAGCCTAATCTCGCAGTCCTCTCCATTTCTGGGGACACTGTGACAACGGGGATGATCCAGATGTCTGTAGAAGAATCCACCCCCTTGCCTCGTGAAACTGGGGAGCCATATTGCCTCTCTCCAGAACCCACTCCCCTCGCTGAACCCATACTGGAAGTAGAAGTGACACTTAGCAAACCGATTCCGGAATCTGAGTTCTCTTCCAGTCCTCTCCAGGTTCCCACCCCCCTTTCATCTCACAAAGTGGAAATTCTACCTGAACCTAATGGCATGGTCTCGTCTGAGGATCTGGAACCAGAGGTTGAGTCGAGCCCGGAGAttgctcctctccctcccccgccttgTCCCTCTGAATCCCCCATGCCCATTGCTCCAACTGCCCAGCCTGAGGAACTGCTTAACGGAGCCCCCTCGCCACCAGCTGTGGACTTAAGCCCAGTCAGTGAGCCACAGGAGCAGGCCAAGGAGGTTACAGCATCAGTGGCTCCCTCTGCTGCCCTCTCTGCCACGCCAGCCATGGCTCCTCCAGCTGCTTCCCCTGcccaggaggaggaagtggaggaagaggaagaagatgaagaagaaggagaaacaggagaAGCTGAgggtgagaaaggaagagaggaacttCTTCCCCAAGAGAGCACCCCTGTTGCAACCCACCTGCCTCAGAATTTGGAGGCAGCAGCAGCCACCCAAG tGGCAGTGTCTGTGCCAAAGAGGAGACGGAAAATTAAGGAACTCAATAAGAAGGAGGCTGTAGGAGACCTTCTAGATGCCTTCAAGGAG GTGAACCCAGGAGTACCAGAGGTGGAAAATCAGCCTCCTGTAGGCACCAGCCCTGGTCCAGAGCCTGAGGGCAGCAGTGTGCCCCCCCGCCCAGACGAAGCCAATGAGACCTGGGACTCAAAGGAAGACAAAATTCACAATGCTGAGAACATCCAGCCAGGGGAGCAGAAGTATGAATACAAGTCAG ATCAGTGGAAGCCTCTAAACCTTGAGGAGAAGAAGCGTTATGACCGTGAGTTCCTGCTTGGCTTTCAGTTCATCTTTGCCAGTATGCAGAAGCCGGAGGGATTGCCTCATATCAGCGATGTAGTGTTGGATAAG GCCAATAAAACACCCCTGCGGCCACTGGACCCTGCTAGACTTCAAGGCATAAATTGCGGCCCAGACTTCACTCCTTCCTTTGCCAACCTTGGCCGACCAGCCCTTAGCAACCGTGGGCCCCCAAGGGGTGGGCCAGGTGGGGAGCTTCCCCGAGGGCCG CAGGCTGGTCTGGGACCCCGGCGCTCTCAGCAGGGCCCCCGAAAGGAACCACGCAAGATCATTGCCACGGTGTTAATGACTGAAGATATAAAGTTGAACAAAGCAGAGAAAGCCTGGAAACCCAGCAGCAAGCGGACAGCTGCTGATAAGGATCGAGGGGAAGAGGATGCTGATGGCAGCAAAACCCAG GACCTGTTCCGCAGAGTGCGCTCCATCTTAAATAAGCTGACACCCCAGATGTTCCAGCAGCTGATGAAGCAGGTGACACAGCTGGCCATCGACACTGAAGAACGCCTCAAAGGAGTCATTGACCTCATCTTCGAGAAGGCCATTTCAGAGCCCAACTTCTCTGTGGCCTATGCCAACATGTGCCGCTGCCTCATGGCG TTGAAAGTGCCCACTACAGAAAAGCCAACAGTGACTGTAAACTTCCGAAAACTGTTGTTGAATCGATGTCAGAAGgagtttgagaaagacaaagatgatGATGAGGTTTTTGAGAAGAAGCAAAAAGAGATGGATGAGGCTGCTACG GCAGAAGAACGAGGACGCCTGAAGGAAGAGCTGGAAGAGGCTCGAGACATAGCCCGGCGGCGCTCTTTAGGGAATATCAAGTTTATTGGGGAGTTGTTTAAGCTGAAGATGTTAACAGAGGCAATAATGCATGACTGTGTGGTTAAACTACTTAAGAATCATGATGAAGAGTCTCTTGAATGCCTTTGTCGTCTGCTCACTACCATTGGCAAAGATCTGGACTTTGAAAAAGCCAAG CCCCGAATGGATCAGTATTTCAACCAGATGGAAAAGATAATTAAGGAAAAGAAGACTTCATCCCGAATCCGCTTTATGCTGCAAGACGTGCTGGATCTGAGACGG AGCAATTGGGTGCCACGCCGTGGAGACCAAGGTCCCAAGACCATTGACCAGATCCACAAAGAGGCTGAGATGGAGGAGCACTGGGAGCATGTAAAAGTGCAGCAGCTAATGGCCAAGGGCAGCGACAAGCGTCGGGGTGGCCCTCCAGGCCCACCTATTA GCCGAGGCCTCCCGCTTGTGGATGATGGTGGCTGGAACACAGTCCCCATCAGCAAGGGCAGCCGCCCTATTGACACCTCACGGCTCACCAAGATCACCAAG CCTGGCTCCATTGATTCTAACAACCAGCTCTTTGCACCTGGAGGGCGATTGAGCTGGGGCAAGGGCAGCAGTGGAGGCTCAGGAGCCAAGCCCTCTGACGCAG CATCAGAAGCTGCTCGTCCAGCTACTAGTACCTTGAACCGCTTCTCAGCCCTTCAACAAGCAGTACCTACAGAAAACACAGATAGCAGACGTGTGGTACAGAG GAGTAGCTTGAGCCGAGAAAGAGGCGAGAAAGCTGGGGACCGGGGAGACCGCCTGGAGCGTAGTGAACGGGGAGGTGATCGTGGGGAACGGCTCGATCGCTCTCGGACACCTGCCACCAAGCGGAGCTTCAGCAAGGAAGTGGAGGAGCGGAGTAGAGAGCGGCCCTCTCAGCCTGAGGGACTGCGCAAGGCAGCTAGCCTCACGGAGGATCGGGACCGTGGGCGAGATGCTG TGAAGCGAGAAGCCACCCTCCCCCCAGTGAGTCCCCCGAAGGCTGCCCTCTCTGAGGAAGAGCTAGAAAAGAAATCCAAGGCCATCATTGAAGAATATCTCCATCTCAATGACATGAAG GAGGCAGTGCAGTGCGTCCAGGAGCTGGCCTCACCCTCCCTGCTCTTCATCTTTGTGCGGCATGGCATTGAGTCCACACTAGAGCGCAGCACCATCGCTCGTGAGCATATGGGGCGGCTGCTGCACCAGCTGCTCTTTGCCGGACACCTCTCCACTGCTCAGTACTACCAAGG GCTGTATGAAATCCTAGAATTGGCTGAAGACATGGAAATTGACATCCCCCACGTATGGCTCTACCTAGCAGAACTCATAACCCCCATTCTGCAGGAAGGTGGGGTACCTGTGGGGGAGCTGTTCAG agAGATTACAAAACCTCTGAGACCCATGGGCAAAGCTGCTTCTCTGTTGCTGGAGATCTTGGGGCTTCTATGCAAAAGCATG GGTCCCAAAAAGGTGGGAATGCTGTGGCGAGAAGCTGGACTCAGCTGGAAAGAATTTCTGCCTGAAGGCCAGGACGTCAGTGCATTCGTCGTTGAACAG AAGGTGGAGTATACCTTGGGCGAGGAGTCAGAAGCCCCTGGCCAGAGGATGCTCTCCTCTGAGGAGCTGAGCAGACAGCTGGAGAAGCTGCTGAAGGAGGGCAGCAGTAACCAGCGGGTGTTTGACTGGATAGAG GCCAACCTGAATGAGCAGCAGGTAGCATCCAACACACTAGTTCGAGCCCTCATGACAGCTGTCTGCTATTCTGCAATTATCT TTGAGACGCCCCTCCGAGTGGATGTCGCGGTGCTGAAAGCGCGAGCGAAACTCCTACAGAAGTACCTATGTGATGAGCAGAAGGAGTTGCAGGCACTCTACGCGCTCCAGGCCCTTGTAGTGACCTTAGAACAGCCCGCCA ACCTGCTTCGGATGTTCTTTGATGCGCTGTATGACGAGGACGTGGTGAAAGAGGATGCCTTCTACAGCTGGGAGAGTAGCAAGGATCCTGCTGAGCAACAGGGCAAGGGCGTAGCCCTAAAATCTGTCACAGCCTTCTTCAAGTGGCTTCgtgaggcggaggaggaggagtctGACCACAACTGA